The genomic region TTGATTTTATGGGCGGTTGGTTTGGCTTGCTCTTTCTCGGGTTTCTTGTggtcgatgatgatgatgatgatgatgatggatatTGGATTGAGTCGAGCTATTGAGTTTTTTACGGTTTGAAATTTTGTTGTTTCTACTCCATGTGAGTTACGGTTGGTCGAGGTCTTAACCGACGACTTTTCGTtcttgttttgttctttctctGAGCTCTCCCATGGCTTGTCAGCCATCCACCTTTCTAACCAGCTCCAACCCCAAGTCGGGTTGCTAGGATCCATGAACATTGTGTTTCCAGATCTCATGTTGCTCTTCAAGTTTTGCTACAAATAAATGAGTACAAATATATGAGTATAAGGCAGAGAGTGAGAGAGACCTCTAAACCCCTAAGAGTAGTTGCATGAAAGTACCTGATGTGTGAATGCATAAGCTAATGCCCTTTCTCTTCTCATTGTCGCCTCGTACTTACTCAACAAACCTGCTTCGATTTTCTCCTTGGACTGATTGCTGTCGTTCCAATTACCTCCACTCtgctgaaagaaagaacaaatATTAGGATATTAggaatataacaaaaaaaaaaaaagttacacaaGAGTGAGACCTTCGAGGTTCCTAGCTCTTTGGCATGTTTCTGAAGAAGTTGCTTATGTCGAGCTTGATTCTCTTCTGACATCCTGATTCTCCTAGACCGGATCTGTGACTGTACACGTGTCAGAGTCTGCATACATTTAAGTGTATGCGCAGCTTGCCGTTGTACAACCGATCCTTCCATCAATAACTTAAGTCTAGCCAACCTTCTCATCCCCTGTGTCTCTCTTCTTGCCTAGCATTGTAGAAATTTGTAAAAGATAATCTCATACCCTTTCCtcaattgaagaaaaaaatcaaccaaCACATCTTGATTTTatccattttttaaaacaaaatgaacAATGAAACAGCATATTAACTAAGCACACAAGTTTTAACCAAAGCCAAAACCAAGAGTATGAATAAAACATACCAAATGACCCCTGAATGTAGACTGGATTAAGAGGGCAGCTGCTTCTTCCTTTGACTTTCCTGCAAACCTACAAGGTTTAGCTGCTGGAGGAACAAACTCAGGAGAAGATGGAGGTGAATCTACAagaacatcttcttcttcttcttctagaggaggaggaggaggaggagggaagAGATTCTTCTTATGTTTGACCTTATCAACTCTGACCTCAAACTGAGGAGGAGAACTTCTGGATGAAGCTACTAATACAGGATAAGAGATCTCACTATTCTGATACTCAACCGATTTATGTTTCAGTTTCTGTAatcaaaaacatatttaaaaaaataaaaaaaattgataaaaggCACAAGAATATGAATCTGTTACATGACATCTAAACTCAGTGGTACCTTTAAATCTTGGCTAAGAGCCTTCTTAACGTTCTTCAGCCATTTCGCTTTCTTGaccatctcttcttctcttttctgaTCAGATGATCTCCAAGTTCAACTTAAAAAACCTTTCTAAAAAAACACTCTTTAATGGTTATGTATGTGCGACTTTCTTTGGAGATAGAAATGCTAAATAAGAATTTGAATCGGTCGACCTTTTTGATCTTTGCTAAATTGAAAAGAGATCCTCCTCACGTTGTCATCACTCTCTCGACTTCAAGCAGGTAGAGTATTATTTGTGTGAGACCCCACTAACAGCTTGCcgctctttttttttatatatctacttCTAACgactttttattatatgaacgtaaacaaaacaaattaaaagaagGAACTCAGTTTGACAACTTTTACTCCAAATCGAGACATTGAATTTGAATAGTGGTAATGATAATTATTGATCTGATTGTTGCTCTGTCATAATATTATTGTATCAATGATTTAAATCCTTCACCTGCTAAAAAGTTATATGCCTACTAcaattttgttaagtttttaacaaaaaacaGACATGTATGAGAACGTGATTGTATCTTTTTATGTAGTTCCGAATCTATTACAACGCGGAATCGCCAATAAACTCAAAAGCCTTTCTTAATAATTTAGCAGCGTCTATCTACGCCATGATCGTTAGttaaaataatatcaattttCTATTTCATACGTGATACATACCAGCCGTGTGGTCGTTCTGGTATATGCttcgatatatatttttataaaatccacTGAGCTATAATATCTTACATGTTTGGTTAATAACATGCATTTATATCTTGCTAAATTCcagaatgatatttattttgagaaTAGACATTTACCTAATGCACATGTCTTGTTACATAGAGAGACCAGACCACTCTCCCTCGGACAAATGATATTAGCTTGTTTGATATGtataatcaaaattatatagaaCAGAGAAGATGAATCCAAAATCCCATacatatcaaaattataaaaaacttaGAATTCATACATTTTATCAGAAATTTTGaacttaaaattataaaattacaaaactgACTATTTTTA from Raphanus sativus cultivar WK10039 unplaced genomic scaffold, ASM80110v3 Scaffold1104, whole genome shotgun sequence harbors:
- the LOC108807549 gene encoding LOW QUALITY PROTEIN: protein IQ-DOMAIN 1 (The sequence of the model RefSeq protein was modified relative to this genomic sequence to represent the inferred CDS: inserted 1 base in 1 codon; deleted 2 bases in 1 codon); translation: MVKKAKWLKNVKKALSQDLKKLKHKSVEYQNSEISYPVLVASSRSSPPQFEVRVDKVKHKKNLFPPPPPPPLEEEEEDVLVDSPPSSPEFVPPAAKPCRFAGKSKEEAAALLIQSTFRGHLARRETQGMRRLARLKLLMEGSVVQRQAAHTLKCMQTLTRVQSQIRSRRIRMSEENQARHKQLLQKHAKELGTSKSGGNWNDSNQSKEKIEAGLLSKYEATMRRERALAYAFTHQQNLKSNMRSGNTMFMDPSNPTWGWSWLERWMADKPWESSEKEQNKNEKSSVKTSTNRNSHGVETTKXSNRKKLNSSTQSNISSSSSSSSTTRNPRKSKPNQPPIKSKTTDEITKSSEKNRRHNVASSSVSDDEGLASSTARRRNMVPTKPTRGKLKGQSSSSGVVAAVITTTATTEETSCVLREKAPIKKRTSVAPKPKRSSAPPKVESSVLKTVRTPCD